DNA from Apostichopus japonicus isolate 1M-3 chromosome 15, ASM3797524v1, whole genome shotgun sequence:
GTATTGCATAATAGGTTGTTATCTACCAAATAGCAAACTGGGACACAGAGAAAGTGCTGTGTAATTACGTTTCTTTCAGTTCTGTCACTTCGAATAATGCAGGTTGAAACAGCACGTTGACAGAGGTGTTGGGGATCTGCACGAACACCTCTGCCAGCACTAACACTAGAGGCTAGAGCGTGAAGACATCTAGCTCACTGTGTAACACATGCATCATCCTGCAcagatattttatatatacaatTTCTTTGGGCTCATTGACATAGTCGGTCTTGGTTAGTATATGCATACGCCGATTGTTGTAGCCCACAAAGTACAATTCTAATTTCTAGGGTTCTATTACAATAGAGCAGTTCTGCTAGTAAATACCTAAATACACGGTAGCAATAGTGATCAAAGAAGATGGAAGGGAAAGATCGACTCGCTGAGTGGTCCTCAAGATGGGACGATGGGAGAATACAATTTCATCGGTCAAAAGTTACTGGGTAAGTAGTACCtgtaatatatatcaataactATCATTAGAGTAAGCACTGGTGTaaggtactgtaggcctagttcAGATCAACAATATTGACTTAATGTGctgtaatatttcaatattagCTAGGGGTAACCATTAGTCCTAATCAGGCTTATCAAGATTGTCCTGGTTTTCATTGAAAGCAAATTGTCCCACTGGCAAACTGAATTGTTCCAATGTGTTAGGTATTTAAGACGGTGGGAAAATCCGTAACTTGGGCTACATAGTTGCAACAAGTGCTGACACGAACGTTATGTATTTATTTGGCTCTAGTACAGTGTAGTGCTTCAGTTACCTAACCTATTGAGCCTTAAAGGCCAACCCAAATTTTTTTAAAAGGGCAGGACAGTGTTCGACACTAAAACCAAAGAAATTTGGTAACGGTAATACAAAGCACCCCTaagttctttttttctctccttttgttTGGTATTAACTATTACCTCAGCATCTAATTGAAATGCTTTAACACAAAGGTTGGCTTTGAAAGTATCTGTATGCAACCTACAATAGGCCAACCATAACACCAAACCATGAGCTTCAGTTGGGAAAGATCATAACAAATTGTTGATAGATCAGTCCTACAGTAGATAAACCTTTCAATTCATAGCATTGTTTTAAAGCGTATTCTGAGGTAGACTACCAATTAAGAGCTGTTTTAGTAGTTTCTTTGCATCTGAACTCTTTTCTAACATGATTTGTCAATTACAgtacaaaatgttgttattttattttgttatgattCTTTGTTACTTTTCATTCATGTTGACAGTGTTTTGATGGACAATATTGATTATCTATCCAATGGCAAGAAAGGACAAAGATTTCTAGTTCCTCTTTGTGGCAAAACCTTGGATATGCTATGGTAAGCAAAGTTGTTCTTCATGTAATTGCTTCTCGCCAACAGTTTCAGgtgaccaaaaaaaatgaagaaacaagaTGGTTTAGAATTGATCAAGCTACAATTAAAAGGCTCAAGGAAAGATCATTAATACCCTGTAAGATGTCGTACAGTACACCAATAATTGTCAAGCCTACATTACTTGGGATAAATCTCTGTACATTTTAATATCAGAAATATTTTCGTCCCGAGTTTCACGCAATGTGCATATCACGacaaatacatgtatacacaatgTTCTTTATTAGTACTTTATTAGTACTAGTACTGCTATCATGTCTACTATATATACCCACAGTATCATGGTCAAAACATGTTTCAGCATTCATGTTGAATTTTTCTGCATTGACCCTTACTGTGTGCCTACATAATAATCTGACATAATGAGTTGTAAAATTTATACAATAGCCTTCACTTTCAATTCATTAataaatttgcatttgtttACAATGAGcagttatatattttataaccaCTGCACTACAGTAGGTCATAATGAGAACTTTACATTATTGTACTAGAAGCAGTACTGATGAATCCCGGATCAAGGTCCAAACGAGGCAACGTATACAGtcgaaaataaagaaaataattgaagGGATATTTTAGTAGCCTATAATGTAACTCttcaagagaagaaaaatattccacactgaaAGTTGTAACCCCCATATCAGTGCTGTTTCGTGCCTGTTATTTGAGATATGCTTGATTGAATGTACATACATTAGTAACCTGTTTAGCCAAAAGTCAACCCTTCTTTCTCTGCAGTAAGTGGATCACAGTACTGTAGGTGATGTGTGATGTCATCGCAGTTGTTGGTGTGACTTACTGTAATGTTCAAGTGGTTCCTGACTACAAACAGTGTATAGCAATGCAAGAAATCATCACAAGTACAAAGAGATGGAGAGtgtaaattatatatagatCTTTATTCAATGATAAACAGCATTGTATTTATGCACAGTACAGATTGTGGTCAAGGGGCTCTAGAACAAAGCTGGCAACCATTGTGAATTTGTGACACATCTAAAGGGGTAGACTTTCTCTTACTGTGGTTTGGGATTGATATCACTGGTCTGTACACAAACTGGATTGGCGCAAAAGGCCTACTCTGTGAAGTCACCTGTCCGCCATGTTTGTTCACCCATGGAGTTATAGCCCCATGGTTCACCCAATTAATCTGAGCGATACGTTTCACTGATTTTGTATGCTAGCTGTACCAAACATAAACGTTGATTTAATTGCTATAGTTTCTTGTTGATAGAAAGTATCCAAAGCCAAGAGCAGTAGCACTGATATGAGGTGTGTGCCACTGAGGTGGGGGAAGGTGCTCAGGAGACgtgcctacccccccccccgtaccaAATACTAGGTTGACTTTTTTATTCTGGTCAATTTACTGAGTAATAAGTgggttagtgtacagatcagtgatTGGTACGCTTTGTTTACCAGGGAGTTTACTACAGTTGCTCATCATTACACTTTCCAATGATAATATTCTTGTTCATTGACaatatccttgaaatgtgatacacatttgaaatgtttgcttttattaaatttattcacTGTCAATGTTCCTTGTTTTTGTATGATATCAAAATTTATGCAACCATTTGTTGTTGTAGAAGTTTGACTTTCTCCCTAGGTGCATAAATGATCTAAATCTCcaaataaagcaaatacatTCAATTTGCATATACGGTATTCAATTACCATAAAGATGACATCGTTTACTCGACAGAACTTTGCCAGATACATTCACAAAATGtaactaaatttaaaaaaccAAAAATCCATATCTTCACCTTAAGCACAAAATGCTAACATATGATAGATTTGGCTTATACCtacattaaaaagcaaaacataTCCATCAATTGTTGAAACAGGCAACTCCTGTCATCGGTCTGTCCCTTTAAGTTAAGTACAAGTGATTCaattatgtcatatttagaccAGTTTGAAGTTCTAAGTCTTTAGTCTTGTCATTCATAtccattgttattttgtttatatgagtAAAAACTTACAATTGTTTACAAGTagcagtactgtactgtacgaaTCACTTCATACAGAAGGCCAGTGTTGAtttgctttctttttcattttctgttgtgaaagacatgatattttttatatttacttttgGAATTTCTCTCCTTTACCCGTTCACCTTAACCAGGTTAGCAGATCATGGCCATTATGTGGTTGGCATAGAAGGAGTGTCTAAAGCCTGCGAAGACTTTTTTaaggaaaatgaaataaaatataccGAGACAGACGTGCCAGATATTGCCGATGGTAAACTGTTCAAGGTATCGCCTGTTTCTGTGGTTTCATCCTCTTAAGATGTTTATGGAGTATGTTAGAGGGTGGTaagggtggaggggaggggtagggggtgtGCTGGGGCAGAGGATGGGCATGATTACAGTTGGAAAAGATTGAAGCGTATGTATGAATGTCTTTGGGATTTCTGTGCCCAGTTGGAAAGttgcatgtacagtaggaaACAGCTCAATGTGTTTAAAGTCCTTAATTTGTATACAGTAGCTGTGTGGAATTGTTAATACATTACAACTTTTTGGGAAATTTCAAGGGAGAAGATACTTTACAAAGttagaaacaaaaaaatgtacTGCTTTTTGTTCATCTCCCACTGTAGTATgtatgatgatatcatcagAGATGGAAAGAGTTGTATGCCTGTTGTTTATTACTGCATGATATTTTAAGTAAAGTCTGTAATATAGAGCGGCTCGCATTATTGCAAGGGTGAGTCCTCGTGATCACATCTCACCAGTTCTGGCGAATCTGCACTGGATTCCGTGTGACTACAGGGTTAGATTCTGAATCCTGACGTTTGTCTACAAGTGCCTTCACCAGTCGTCACCGGCCTACTTACGTGACCTCATCACTCAGTACCAACCGTGTCGCACACTTAGTTCATCATCTGACAAGTCTATTCTGGCGTTGAAACCTTCCAGCAAGAGAATTGGAAACCATGCCTTCAGTCACACTGCTCCTGAACTGTGGAACAAACTCCAGTCAAACATTCGGAATGCATGTTCTTTTTATACctttaagtctttgtttaaAACGCATTACTTCAAGGAAGTCTATGGTTAATTGTTGTATACAGtagttttcttgtttgttcaGCGCATTGAGCTTCGGGATATTGCGCTCTATAAGTACtggtgtaataataatatatattgccAAATTTCTTCATTGGAATCGAGGAGAGTTGACTCCGAGTTACACCCTCTGCAGCATGGTTTCTATCTTCTGAATTATGTGTGACCATATTATTCATTTTTACCTTTAGAGTGAAGATGGAAGAATTCTTCTATACTGCTGTGATATTTTCAAGCTCAATAAGTGAGTATGACATTTTTTGGTGATTTGTGCTGTATTTGTTTGAACCATAGTTGGTAgaggtagtagtagtagtgccTACAATGCCTAAGCAGGCCAAATGTTCAGAACGATCGTCCGAGATGACCAGATTTTGAATAGTCGTTTTAATTAGTAAAATTCAGATTGCGttgtaactaaatacccccAAAATATCTAAAATGAAAATAGGTATTTGTCCTCAATCGTGTTGGAGATACAGAAATGGAACAAATAAAGACTTGTTTTGCTTATTATTCACCCAAAAGGAGAGGTACTGAAATAAAATTGGGCCAAAAGCTGGtcttcta
Protein-coding regions in this window:
- the LOC139981085 gene encoding probable thiopurine S-methyltransferase; the protein is MEGKDRLAEWSSRWDDGRIQFHRSKVTGVLMDNIDYLSNGKKGQRFLVPLCGKTLDMLWLADHGHYVVGIEGVSKACEDFFKENEIKYTETDVPDIADGKLFKSEDGRILLYCCDIFKLNKDILGQFDAIVDRGSLVAIYEQDRQRYITLMKSVLKTDGRILLMVVEYDSNERKVKGPPRPFFRNDLDKLYGDWCELREIDRSDMMPQNPERFGKQWGLSSIWNIWYLVNRS